The proteins below are encoded in one region of Microbacterium pygmaeum:
- a CDS encoding NAD(P)/FAD-dependent oxidoreductase — protein MDSCDVVVIGAGLAGLRCAAQLAMAGLGVTLLEAAEVVGGRQRTDMVDGFLLDRGFQVLNPAYPAVGRWVDVQALRLQTFPVGVRVRRAQGLVELAHPIRHPRSIPASLRSGLIDPRQLGALARWVAPTILRPRAAVRAADTTLRAGWDRFGVAGALRTEVLEPFLAGVIGEDLAREDQDGPETSDAFARLLIRMFALGAPGVPAAGIAALPAQLAHVARVAGVEIRLGHSVTGIASGPRAVDVAIRGADSLTARSVVLAVGPESVSSLVEIPAPPTRGLQTWWFATDAAPTPSAMLHVDGRRRGPIVNAVVMSHAAPTYAPPGRHLVSATCLLPHGGAAPVPEAVVRTQLAEMWGTGASDLELLRRDDIPDALSAQAAPLRTITPARITEAVYVAGDHRDTASIQGALVSGDRVARSVLADLTRLG, from the coding sequence GTGGACAGCTGCGACGTGGTCGTGATCGGGGCGGGCCTGGCTGGCCTGCGCTGCGCGGCGCAGCTGGCGATGGCGGGTCTGGGCGTGACGCTGCTGGAAGCCGCCGAAGTCGTGGGTGGACGCCAGCGGACGGACATGGTCGACGGGTTCCTCCTGGACCGCGGATTCCAGGTGCTCAATCCCGCGTATCCGGCGGTCGGCCGCTGGGTCGACGTCCAGGCGCTGCGATTGCAGACCTTCCCCGTCGGCGTCCGGGTGCGCAGAGCGCAGGGCCTCGTCGAACTCGCGCATCCGATCCGCCATCCGAGGAGCATTCCCGCCTCCCTGCGCAGCGGCCTGATCGATCCGCGACAGCTCGGTGCCCTCGCGCGCTGGGTCGCCCCGACGATCCTCCGTCCGCGCGCCGCCGTCCGCGCTGCCGATACGACGTTGCGCGCGGGCTGGGATCGATTCGGCGTCGCCGGCGCCCTCCGGACGGAGGTGCTCGAGCCGTTCCTGGCGGGCGTGATCGGGGAGGACCTCGCACGCGAGGACCAAGACGGCCCCGAGACCTCCGACGCGTTCGCACGACTCCTCATCCGCATGTTCGCGCTCGGAGCGCCGGGTGTCCCCGCCGCGGGCATCGCGGCCCTGCCTGCGCAGCTGGCGCACGTTGCCCGCGTCGCGGGTGTCGAGATCCGGCTGGGTCACTCCGTGACCGGCATCGCCAGCGGGCCGCGCGCCGTCGATGTGGCGATCCGGGGAGCCGACAGCCTGACCGCGCGCTCGGTCGTGCTCGCAGTGGGCCCGGAGTCCGTCAGCTCGCTCGTGGAGATCCCCGCGCCTCCCACGCGCGGACTGCAGACGTGGTGGTTCGCGACGGATGCCGCACCCACGCCGTCTGCGATGCTGCACGTGGACGGCCGCCGGCGCGGCCCGATCGTGAACGCCGTCGTGATGTCGCACGCCGCGCCCACCTATGCCCCGCCCGGCCGTCACCTCGTGTCGGCGACGTGCCTGCTGCCCCACGGTGGCGCCGCGCCGGTTCCCGAGGCGGTCGTGCGCACGCAGCTCGCCGAGATGTGGGGAACCGGAGCCTCGGACCTGGAGCTCCTGCGCCGCGACGACATCCCGGACGCGCTGTCCGCACAGGCCGCACCGTTGCGAACGATCACACCCGCGCGGATCACCGAAGCGGTGTACGTCGCCGGCGATCACCGCGACACCGCCTCGATCCAGGGCGCCCTCGTCTCCGGAGACCGCGTGGCGCGCTCAGTGCTGGCCGATCTAACGCGCCTGGGCTGA
- a CDS encoding NUDIX hydrolase, translated as MTNGLAATGARAQLAALAGGSGRTSQTQVFPAAESLPEAENARSAAVLLLFGILDALPSDHDAQTEAVSRDLDVLLLARATTLRSHPGQVAFPGGRIDPGDASPIAAALREAREETGLDTDGVEILGPLADIPLAFSRHLVTPALAWWRHPSPVRVVDVAESADVFRAPVADLLDPSHRGVTVIRRDGREWRGPGFLVPHAGGEHLVWGFTAGLLDGLFDRLGWTEPWDRGRELALDVPV; from the coding sequence ATGACGAACGGTCTCGCCGCAACAGGTGCCCGGGCGCAGCTGGCGGCGTTGGCGGGCGGTTCCGGGCGGACGTCGCAGACCCAGGTCTTCCCGGCCGCTGAGAGTCTGCCCGAGGCGGAGAACGCGCGGTCCGCGGCCGTGCTGCTGTTGTTCGGCATCCTCGATGCGCTCCCGAGCGATCACGATGCGCAGACTGAGGCGGTCTCGCGCGATCTCGACGTCCTGCTCCTCGCGCGCGCCACGACGCTGCGCTCCCATCCCGGACAGGTCGCATTCCCGGGTGGACGGATCGATCCAGGGGACGCCTCGCCGATCGCCGCGGCTCTCCGCGAAGCGCGCGAGGAGACCGGGCTGGATACGGACGGGGTCGAGATCCTCGGTCCTCTCGCAGACATCCCCCTCGCCTTCTCACGGCACCTCGTCACGCCGGCGCTCGCGTGGTGGCGGCATCCGTCCCCCGTCCGAGTGGTCGATGTCGCCGAGTCGGCCGACGTCTTCCGCGCCCCGGTCGCAGACCTCCTGGATCCGTCGCATCGAGGCGTGACGGTGATCCGCCGAGACGGCCGCGAATGGCGCGGGCCCGGTTTCCTGGTCCCGCATGCGGGTGGGGAGCATCTGGTGTGGGGATTCACCGCGGGCCTGCTCGACGGCCTGTTCGACCGCCTGGGATGGACTGAGCCGTGGGATCGGGGCCGCGAGCTCGCGCTGGACGTGCCCGTCTAG
- a CDS encoding bleomycin resistance protein has product MSEHNGTEEPGGADEVGAARDAMDPHGGGLRDRAVPNLPSRDFDLTVSFYAGFGFEVDYRDGGWLILRRGGVVLEFFLAPELDPYSSWFMASIRVSELDDLYRDVRASGVPEATTGIPRLVPVALQEWGQRAGYLIDRDGTQLHLIEDRR; this is encoded by the coding sequence GTGAGCGAGCACAACGGCACCGAGGAGCCCGGCGGCGCCGACGAGGTCGGTGCGGCACGCGATGCGATGGACCCGCACGGTGGCGGGCTCCGTGATCGCGCGGTGCCGAATCTGCCCTCCCGCGACTTCGACCTCACTGTCTCCTTCTACGCCGGGTTCGGCTTCGAGGTCGACTATCGCGACGGTGGATGGCTGATCCTGCGGCGCGGTGGGGTCGTCCTGGAGTTCTTCCTCGCGCCCGAGCTCGATCCCTACTCGAGCTGGTTCATGGCCAGCATCCGGGTCAGCGAACTGGACGATCTGTACCGGGACGTGCGCGCCAGCGGCGTCCCGGAGGCGACGACGGGCATCCCACGTCTGGTCCCGGTGGCGCTGCAGGAGTGGGGGCAGCGCGCGGGATACCTCATCGATCGCGACGGCACGCAGCTGCACCTCATCGAGGATCGCCGCTGA
- a CDS encoding S-ribosylhomocysteine lyase encodes MPEIESFTLDHTAVLAPYVRRIGVEHGPSGDAITNFDVRLVQPNEGEIPTAGLHTLEHMLAGLLRERIAGVIDISPFGCRTGFHLLMWGEPAVADVVRALTDSLRFIAEDAVEADIPGVSALACGNYRDHSLHSAREWAKVVLERGISQDAFARVGV; translated from the coding sequence ATGCCCGAGATCGAGAGCTTCACGCTGGACCACACCGCCGTCCTGGCCCCGTATGTGCGCAGGATCGGCGTCGAGCACGGTCCGTCGGGCGATGCGATCACGAACTTCGACGTGCGACTCGTCCAGCCCAATGAGGGCGAGATCCCCACCGCTGGCCTGCACACGCTCGAGCACATGCTGGCGGGCCTCCTGCGCGAGCGCATCGCGGGAGTCATCGACATCTCGCCGTTCGGCTGCCGTACCGGTTTCCACCTCCTGATGTGGGGCGAGCCCGCCGTCGCCGACGTCGTGCGCGCACTGACCGACAGCCTGCGCTTCATCGCCGAGGACGCCGTCGAAGCCGACATCCCCGGTGTCTCAGCCCTGGCGTGCGGAAACTATCGGGATCACTCCCTGCACTCCGCTCGGGAGTGGGCGAAGGTCGTGCTGGAGCGGGGCATCAGCCAGGACGCGTTCGCCAGAGTCGGGGTCTGA
- a CDS encoding aminotransferase class I/II-fold pyridoxal phosphate-dependent enzyme, producing the protein MEFSSSARTSALPPNFWGAMDREVARISALPGPRMIDVSKGNPDLPTPEHIVAAMQREVADPLNHRYPSYAGRPSVRDAIALRYREDHGVAIDPSCEVAIFHGSHEGLMSAVLSLADPGANVVLPDPGYPMYTSAVDLARAVLVPLPLHEPDYQPDFAALEDLAAARLLLLNYPNNPTGALAARETFESALRFTERTGAAFVHDFAYASLGFDGARPLSALAVDTGLERTVEVQTLSKTYSMAGWRFGFAAGNASIIAAMKRYQAHAFSTMFGATQEAAAVALSGDQTAAADLVRIYQRRRNLVVAGLRAIGWDVAAPAGTFFVWMRVPGDDIDALSFARRLLEEERVAVAPGDGFGPRGRGNIRIGLVHDEDNLTELIERLDAFTRRN; encoded by the coding sequence GTGGAATTCTCCTCGTCGGCTCGCACGAGCGCACTTCCGCCCAACTTCTGGGGCGCCATGGACCGCGAGGTCGCCCGCATCTCAGCCTTGCCCGGCCCGCGCATGATCGACGTGTCCAAGGGCAACCCCGACCTGCCGACACCCGAGCACATCGTGGCGGCGATGCAGCGCGAAGTCGCCGACCCGCTGAACCACCGCTACCCGTCGTACGCCGGCAGACCTTCGGTGCGGGATGCCATCGCCCTGCGGTATCGGGAGGATCACGGCGTTGCGATCGACCCGTCCTGCGAAGTGGCGATCTTCCACGGCTCGCACGAGGGGTTGATGTCCGCCGTGCTGTCGTTGGCGGACCCAGGTGCGAACGTCGTGCTGCCCGACCCCGGTTACCCGATGTACACGTCCGCAGTGGATCTGGCGCGGGCGGTCCTCGTCCCGCTGCCGCTGCACGAGCCGGACTACCAGCCCGATTTCGCCGCGCTGGAGGACCTCGCCGCAGCGCGACTGCTGCTGCTGAACTACCCGAACAACCCGACCGGCGCGCTGGCAGCGCGGGAGACGTTCGAATCGGCGCTGCGTTTCACAGAGCGCACCGGTGCCGCGTTCGTGCACGACTTCGCCTACGCGTCCCTCGGCTTCGACGGCGCTCGTCCGCTGTCCGCACTCGCCGTCGATACCGGCCTCGAGCGCACCGTCGAGGTGCAGACACTCTCCAAGACCTACAGCATGGCCGGCTGGCGGTTCGGCTTCGCCGCCGGCAACGCGTCGATCATCGCCGCCATGAAGCGATATCAGGCACACGCGTTCAGCACGATGTTCGGCGCCACGCAGGAGGCCGCCGCCGTCGCACTGAGCGGCGACCAGACGGCTGCCGCCGACCTCGTCCGGATCTATCAGCGGCGACGGAATCTGGTGGTGGCTGGGCTGCGGGCCATCGGGTGGGATGTCGCGGCGCCCGCGGGCACGTTCTTCGTGTGGATGCGGGTGCCGGGCGATGACATCGATGCGCTCTCCTTCGCCCGACGACTGCTCGAGGAGGAGCGCGTCGCGGTCGCTCCCGGCGACGGCTTCGGCCCGCGCGGTCGCGGCAACATCCGGATCGGCCTCGTGCACGACGAGGACAACCTGACAGAACTGATCGAACGCCTGGACGCGTTCACGAGGAGGAACTGA
- a CDS encoding methionine ABC transporter permease: MNGNGDKWTLITPDIFLKALGETMQMLGVALLFGSILGIVIGTVLALTRPGGVLPNRPVNIILGVIVNLFRSLPFIILLVAILPFTRLIVGTSIGVWAAVVPLTVMISPYIGRLVENSLLEVPSGVVEAARAMGASPFQIFWRFLLPEARSSLILALTIASVGLIDATAMAGTVGAGGIGDLALSYGYQRYDGFAMVITCITLIVLVQGLQTIGNSIARRYRRR, translated from the coding sequence GTGAACGGCAACGGCGACAAGTGGACGCTGATCACGCCCGACATCTTCCTCAAGGCGCTCGGCGAGACGATGCAGATGCTGGGCGTCGCTCTTCTGTTCGGGTCGATCCTCGGCATCGTCATCGGAACGGTCCTGGCCCTCACCCGTCCCGGCGGCGTCCTTCCCAACCGGCCGGTCAACATCATCCTCGGTGTGATCGTGAACCTCTTCCGCTCACTGCCGTTCATCATCCTGCTCGTGGCGATCCTCCCCTTCACGAGGCTCATCGTCGGAACCAGCATCGGCGTCTGGGCGGCCGTGGTCCCGCTGACGGTCATGATCTCGCCCTATATCGGACGACTGGTCGAGAACTCGCTCCTGGAGGTGCCCAGCGGTGTGGTGGAGGCGGCCAGGGCGATGGGCGCTTCGCCGTTCCAGATCTTCTGGCGGTTCCTGCTGCCCGAGGCGCGCAGTTCGCTGATCCTGGCGCTGACGATCGCCTCGGTGGGTCTGATCGATGCCACCGCCATGGCCGGCACGGTCGGAGCCGGCGGCATCGGCGACCTCGCACTCTCCTACGGGTATCAGCGATACGACGGCTTCGCCATGGTCATCACGTGCATCACCCTCATCGTCCTCGTGCAGGGTCTGCAGACGATCGGCAACAGCATCGCGCGTCGGTATCGGAGGCGTTGA
- a CDS encoding methionine ABC transporter ATP-binding protein — translation MRSAEAGGVVFDDVSKTFTGRAAGTAALRGVSLTVEPGTIFGVIGYSGAGKSTLVRMVNGLEKPTTGHVVVDGVDIGSLGGRALRAAQKHTGMIFQQFNLLETVSVRDNVAMPLRLDGVSKAKARERADEVLDFVGLSAKAGNHPGELSGGQKQRVGIARALARNPRILLADEATSALDPTTTVQIIELLRSINREYGTTILVVTHEMDVIKDLADEVAVMADGEVVEQGTVLETFLRPQAGVTRDFVSTVVPQGIPDRVVEHIGGEGLWRLLLLDEEVVQPLVSDLITDIGVQVNMLHADMTEIQEHTIGQMIVKVTGRAEQVATARAFLAARVVHLEEVSA, via the coding sequence GTGAGATCAGCGGAAGCCGGGGGCGTCGTCTTCGACGACGTCTCCAAGACCTTCACCGGAAGGGCCGCCGGCACGGCGGCCCTTCGCGGCGTATCGCTGACGGTGGAACCGGGCACGATCTTCGGCGTCATCGGCTACAGCGGAGCGGGCAAGTCGACGCTCGTGCGAATGGTCAACGGGCTGGAGAAGCCCACGACGGGCCACGTCGTTGTCGACGGCGTGGACATCGGCTCGCTCGGCGGTCGCGCCCTTCGCGCAGCGCAGAAGCACACCGGCATGATCTTCCAGCAGTTCAATCTCCTCGAGACCGTCAGCGTGCGCGACAACGTCGCCATGCCGCTCCGGCTCGACGGGGTGTCGAAGGCGAAGGCGAGGGAGCGAGCCGATGAGGTGCTGGACTTCGTCGGGCTGAGCGCGAAAGCCGGCAACCACCCCGGCGAGCTCTCCGGTGGTCAGAAGCAGCGCGTGGGCATCGCCCGCGCACTGGCCCGCAACCCGCGGATCCTGCTGGCCGACGAGGCGACCAGCGCGCTGGATCCCACCACGACCGTGCAGATCATCGAGCTGCTGCGCAGCATCAACCGCGAGTACGGCACCACGATCCTCGTGGTCACCCACGAGATGGATGTCATCAAGGACCTCGCTGACGAGGTCGCCGTCATGGCCGACGGCGAGGTCGTAGAACAGGGCACCGTGCTGGAGACATTCCTCCGACCGCAGGCCGGCGTCACACGCGACTTCGTCTCGACCGTCGTGCCGCAGGGCATCCCCGATCGCGTGGTGGAGCACATCGGCGGGGAGGGACTGTGGCGGCTCCTCCTTCTGGATGAGGAGGTCGTCCAGCCGCTCGTGTCAGACCTCATCACGGACATCGGCGTGCAGGTGAACATGCTCCACGCCGACATGACCGAGATCCAGGAGCACACCATCGGGCAGATGATCGTGAAGGTCACCGGCCGCGCTGAGCAGGTCGCGACCGCCCGGGCCTTCCTCGCGGCGCGTGTCGTGCACCTGGAAGAGGTGTCCGCGTGA
- a CDS encoding MetQ/NlpA family ABC transporter substrate-binding protein, whose translation MRTSRKALLGTAAAAIALILTACSGGGTASPAASEDGAGPEPTSIKIGFNPGPYLEMFQDGIRPVLEEEGYAVETVDFTDGIVVNVAVSTGEIDANIMQHPVYMDFVNAQEGIDNAALVQVPTPNMALFGGKLSSLDDVADGSTVTVPNAPSNLYRALLVLRDIGWVDFDDVDDPNTADLSIITDNPKNLNITPIENAQQVPALQDVDYAVIQGNFIVAGGLDYDDALAVEDQPIEFSNIVAIRAEDVETDWAQAIKAAYESPEFIDYITSDPQYGGYNLPAWFE comes from the coding sequence ATGCGCACTTCCCGAAAGGCCCTCCTGGGCACCGCCGCCGCCGCGATCGCCCTGATCCTGACCGCCTGCAGCGGCGGCGGGACCGCCTCCCCCGCCGCGTCCGAGGACGGTGCCGGGCCGGAGCCGACCAGCATCAAGATCGGCTTCAACCCCGGACCGTACCTGGAGATGTTCCAGGACGGGATCCGGCCCGTCCTCGAAGAGGAGGGGTACGCCGTCGAGACCGTCGACTTCACCGACGGCATCGTCGTGAACGTCGCCGTCTCCACGGGCGAGATCGACGCGAACATCATGCAGCACCCGGTCTACATGGACTTCGTCAACGCACAGGAAGGCATCGACAACGCCGCCCTGGTACAGGTCCCCACACCGAACATGGCGCTGTTCGGAGGGAAGCTCTCGAGCCTGGACGACGTCGCCGACGGGTCGACGGTCACCGTGCCGAACGCACCGTCCAACCTCTACCGGGCGCTCCTGGTGCTGCGTGACATCGGCTGGGTCGACTTCGACGACGTGGACGACCCGAACACGGCCGATCTGTCGATCATCACGGACAACCCGAAGAACCTGAACATCACGCCCATCGAGAACGCGCAGCAGGTTCCGGCGCTGCAGGACGTGGACTACGCGGTGATCCAGGGCAACTTCATCGTCGCCGGCGGCCTGGACTACGACGACGCCCTCGCGGTAGAGGATCAGCCCATCGAGTTCTCGAACATCGTGGCCATCCGCGCGGAGGACGTCGAAACCGACTGGGCGCAGGCGATCAAGGCCGCGTACGAGTCGCCGGAGTTCATCGACTACATCACCTCCGATCCGCAGTACGGCGGTTACAACCTCCCCGCCTGGTTCGAGTGA
- the gnd gene encoding phosphogluconate dehydrogenase (NAD(+)-dependent, decarboxylating) yields the protein MRLGMIGLGRMGANIVRRLMRDGHECVVYDVSPDAVAALAGDGAAGSESIADLAAKLEAPRVVWLMIPAGITGAVVDQVAEVLEPGDIIIDGGNSNYKDDVRRAAKLRERGIHYVDVGTSGGVFGLDRGYCLMVGGPDEAVSVIEPILRTIAPGGGEIPRTPGREGDLAPEELGYLHCGPSGAGHFVKMVHNGIEYGIMASLAEGLNILDNADAGIRESEHSAEVAPLEEPEFYQFTIDTPKVAELWRRGSVISSWLLDLTAAALDSNPTLDGLAGRVSDSGEGRWTIKAAVDVGVPVPVLAASLFERFASRGEDHYANQLLSAMRLQFGGHQELPAGDVLEAGSRKAESA from the coding sequence ATGCGGCTGGGAATGATCGGCCTCGGCCGGATGGGCGCCAACATCGTGCGCAGGCTCATGCGCGACGGCCACGAGTGCGTCGTCTACGACGTCAGTCCGGACGCTGTGGCGGCGCTCGCCGGCGACGGCGCTGCAGGTTCTGAGAGCATCGCCGATCTCGCTGCGAAGCTGGAAGCACCGCGCGTGGTCTGGCTGATGATCCCCGCGGGGATCACCGGCGCGGTCGTCGATCAGGTGGCCGAGGTGCTCGAGCCGGGAGACATCATCATCGACGGCGGCAACTCCAACTACAAGGACGACGTGCGTCGCGCGGCGAAGCTCCGGGAGCGCGGCATCCACTACGTCGACGTCGGCACCAGCGGCGGCGTGTTCGGCCTCGACCGCGGATACTGCCTGATGGTCGGCGGGCCGGATGAGGCCGTGTCGGTCATCGAGCCGATCCTGCGCACGATCGCGCCGGGCGGCGGCGAGATCCCGCGCACGCCGGGGCGCGAGGGCGATCTGGCCCCGGAAGAGCTCGGCTATCTGCACTGCGGTCCGTCCGGCGCCGGCCACTTCGTGAAGATGGTCCACAACGGCATCGAGTACGGGATCATGGCGTCGCTTGCAGAAGGTCTGAACATCCTGGACAACGCGGATGCCGGCATCCGCGAGTCAGAGCACTCCGCGGAGGTCGCCCCGCTGGAGGAACCCGAGTTCTACCAGTTCACGATCGACACACCCAAGGTCGCCGAGCTCTGGCGGCGAGGCTCGGTCATCTCGTCGTGGCTGCTGGACCTGACCGCCGCGGCGCTGGATTCCAACCCCACTCTGGACGGTCTGGCCGGGCGCGTCTCGGACTCCGGTGAGGGTCGCTGGACGATCAAGGCCGCGGTGGATGTCGGCGTTCCGGTGCCGGTGCTGGCCGCATCGCTCTTCGAGCGGTTCGCTTCGCGCGGCGAGGATCACTATGCGAACCAGCTGCTCTCGGCGATGCGCCTGCAGTTCGGCGGACACCAGGAGCTGCCCGCCGGGGATGTGCTGGAAGCGGGCAGCCGGAAGGCCGAGTCAGCCTGA
- a CDS encoding LLM class flavin-dependent oxidoreductase, protein MQRFGTLSFGHYGPLGGGRELTAGDSLKQAIDLAQGMDDLGVNGTYFRVHHFARQQASPMPLLSAIAARTERIEVGTGVIDMRYENPLYLAEEAAALDLISDGRLALGVSRGSPETVVRGYEAFGYAGSMDSRGADLAREHFELFLRAIDGETLAERDAHSPFGGGTGGQRVEPHSPGLRSRIWWGAGNSDSATWAGTVGVNLMSSTLLTEASGQPFDELQAQQIATFRQAWRAAGHEGVPRTSISRSIFPITTAEEQMYFGGRQDGDQIGVIDGIRSTFGKTYAAAPDVLVEQLLQDEALRSADTLMLTIPSQLGVEFNLRVVESFAKYVAPALGWVSTRG, encoded by the coding sequence ATGCAACGCTTCGGAACGCTCTCCTTCGGTCACTACGGTCCGCTCGGCGGGGGCCGCGAGCTCACTGCCGGCGACTCACTGAAGCAGGCGATCGACCTTGCGCAGGGAATGGACGACCTCGGCGTCAACGGCACATACTTCCGCGTGCACCACTTCGCCCGCCAGCAGGCGTCGCCGATGCCGCTCCTGTCGGCCATCGCCGCCCGAACAGAGCGGATCGAGGTCGGAACCGGCGTCATCGACATGCGATACGAGAATCCGCTGTATCTCGCGGAGGAAGCCGCCGCCCTCGATCTGATCAGCGACGGCCGGCTTGCGCTGGGCGTGAGCCGCGGCTCACCGGAAACCGTGGTCCGCGGCTACGAGGCCTTCGGCTACGCAGGCTCGATGGATTCCCGGGGGGCGGATCTTGCGCGCGAGCACTTCGAGCTGTTCCTGCGTGCCATCGACGGAGAGACCCTCGCCGAGCGCGACGCGCACAGCCCCTTCGGCGGCGGCACCGGCGGACAACGCGTGGAGCCGCACTCCCCCGGTCTGCGCTCCAGGATCTGGTGGGGTGCCGGCAACAGCGACTCCGCCACCTGGGCGGGAACCGTCGGAGTGAACCTCATGTCCTCCACACTGCTCACCGAGGCCAGCGGTCAGCCGTTCGACGAACTGCAGGCGCAACAGATCGCTACGTTCCGTCAGGCGTGGAGGGCGGCCGGGCACGAGGGCGTGCCGCGCACCTCCATCAGCCGGAGCATCTTCCCGATCACGACCGCTGAAGAGCAGATGTACTTCGGCGGGCGGCAGGACGGCGACCAGATCGGCGTCATCGACGGTATCCGGTCCACGTTCGGGAAGACCTACGCGGCCGCGCCTGATGTGCTCGTGGAGCAGCTGCTGCAGGACGAGGCGCTCCGCAGCGCGGACACGCTCATGCTGACGATTCCGAGTCAGCTCGGGGTGGAGTTCAACCTCAGGGTCGTGGAGTCCTTCGCGAAGTATGTCGCCCCGGCGCTCGGCTGGGTCAGCACGAGAGGTTAG
- a CDS encoding ArsR/SmtB family transcription factor, with the protein MVHSDVLDRAFSALADSTRRDILRRLGEGPATVSELADPAGITVTGMAKHVKVLEDAGLVVTAKVGRTRECRLGTERLDDAMAWISFYQRLWERRLDGLDAYFTLQKGKTS; encoded by the coding sequence ATGGTTCACAGTGACGTGCTGGATCGGGCGTTCTCCGCGTTGGCGGATTCGACCCGTCGGGACATCCTCCGTCGTCTGGGGGAAGGGCCGGCGACGGTCTCCGAGCTCGCCGATCCCGCCGGCATCACCGTCACCGGCATGGCCAAGCATGTGAAAGTGCTCGAGGATGCCGGGCTCGTCGTCACCGCCAAGGTCGGACGCACACGCGAGTGCCGACTCGGCACCGAACGATTGGACGACGCGATGGCGTGGATCAGCTTCTACCAGCGGCTTTGGGAGCGTCGACTCGACGGCCTGGACGCCTATTTCACTCTGCAGAAGGGCAAGACCTCATGA
- a CDS encoding SRPBCC family protein, whose amino-acid sequence MTGTTAPLTLRIERMLPAGPEDVFDAYTDAEKQMIWFSILDERPGVVEIEVDLRVGGTQTAIWGADPEHLFRETQTFLEIDRPHRLVTESTGSSPDGLVMTTRIEITFEGRFDAAGDPSTLVTVVQSGFPVPEVRDFFVGEVWNGAFARIAAYLERSR is encoded by the coding sequence ATGACCGGCACCACCGCACCCCTGACCCTGCGGATCGAACGGATGCTGCCTGCCGGACCGGAGGACGTGTTCGACGCGTACACCGACGCCGAGAAGCAGATGATCTGGTTCTCCATCCTGGACGAACGACCGGGAGTGGTGGAGATCGAGGTCGACCTCCGCGTCGGCGGGACGCAGACCGCGATCTGGGGTGCGGACCCCGAGCATCTCTTCCGCGAGACTCAGACGTTCCTCGAAATCGATCGTCCGCATCGCCTGGTGACCGAGTCGACGGGCAGCTCACCCGACGGCTTGGTGATGACCACCCGCATCGAGATCACCTTCGAAGGGCGCTTCGACGCCGCGGGCGATCCCTCCACCCTCGTCACGGTCGTCCAATCCGGGTTCCCCGTGCCCGAGGTCCGAGACTTCTTCGTCGGCGAAGTCTGGAACGGCGCCTTCGCGCGCATCGCCGCCTACCTCGAGCGCTCGAGGTAG